One window of Agromyces rhizosphaerae genomic DNA carries:
- a CDS encoding DUF2871 domain-containing protein — protein sequence MRRLFTASFVYLVAGLLSGLFYREFTKLNGFPAGESTQLGLAHTHLLTLGFLVLLVVLVLERMFGLSRSRLFGWFLWTYNAGVVLTAAMLVWHGSLTVLGEQAGPMIAGIAGLGHMLLTAGLVLLMTALGRAIGRERADAPEPAELAA from the coding sequence GTGCGCCGTCTCTTCACCGCCTCGTTCGTCTACCTCGTCGCCGGCCTGCTCTCGGGCCTCTTCTACCGGGAGTTCACCAAGCTCAACGGCTTCCCGGCGGGGGAGTCGACGCAGCTCGGGCTCGCGCACACGCACCTGCTGACGCTCGGGTTCCTCGTGCTGCTGGTCGTGCTCGTGCTCGAGCGGATGTTCGGGCTCTCGCGCAGCCGTCTGTTCGGCTGGTTCCTCTGGACCTACAACGCCGGCGTCGTGCTGACCGCGGCAATGCTCGTCTGGCACGGGTCGCTGACCGTGCTGGGGGAGCAGGCCGGGCCGATGATCGCGGGCATCGCCGGGCTCGGGCACATGCTGCTGACCGCCGGGCTGGTGCTGCTCATGACGGCGCTCGGGCGCGCCATCGGTCGAGAGCGAGCGGATGCCCCCGAGCCGGCCGAGCTCGCCGCCTGA
- a CDS encoding DUF6412 domain-containing protein, translated as MAVAVAILARFVALAADVVAAAADGLAVAGSQGLLLVVVSLVAVAALVAVLRAPIRAVADASAVVYRGQTVDVSFLLAQCDPDAAGSVRPRAPGGGSTAA; from the coding sequence ATGGCGGTAGCGGTGGCGATCCTGGCGCGGTTCGTCGCGCTCGCGGCCGATGTCGTGGCGGCCGCGGCGGACGGCCTCGCCGTCGCCGGCTCGCAGGGCCTGCTGCTGGTCGTGGTCTCGCTCGTCGCAGTCGCGGCGCTGGTGGCGGTGCTGCGTGCCCCCATCCGCGCCGTCGCCGACGCGAGTGCCGTGGTGTACCGGGGCCAGACCGTCGACGTCTCGTTCCTCCTCGCGCAGTGCGATCCGGATGCGGCGGGCAGCGTGCGCCCCCGGGCACCCGGCGGCGGCTCGACGGCCGCCTGA
- a CDS encoding nitroreductase/quinone reductase family protein, translated as MTDRGGDTFRSVYWVKRAVYRGDRPGPIARWLNAFWAKQYASGGSLSRDRDVTLEVRGRTSGKTIASPVVMADLDDSWYLVSMLGEHANWVRNVRAAEGRATIRRGEPTSVTLDEVPVAERAPILKRYLDVAPGARPHVPVERRAPEEEFAAIAADFPVFRIDGLGA; from the coding sequence ATGACCGATCGGGGCGGCGACACCTTCCGAAGCGTGTACTGGGTCAAGCGCGCTGTGTATCGCGGCGACCGGCCCGGTCCGATCGCGCGTTGGCTGAACGCGTTCTGGGCGAAGCAGTACGCCTCCGGCGGAAGCCTCTCGCGCGATCGCGACGTCACCCTCGAGGTGCGCGGCCGCACGAGCGGCAAGACGATCGCGTCGCCCGTCGTCATGGCGGATCTCGACGACTCCTGGTACCTGGTCTCGATGCTGGGGGAGCACGCGAACTGGGTCCGCAACGTGCGCGCCGCCGAGGGGCGGGCCACGATCCGGCGCGGCGAGCCGACCTCGGTCACGCTCGACGAGGTGCCGGTCGCCGAACGGGCGCCGATCCTCAAGCGCTACCTCGATGTCGCCCCGGGCGCTCGCCCGCACGTGCCGGTCGAGCGCCGCGCGCCCGAGGAGGAGTTCGCCGCGATCGCCGCGGACTTCCCGGTGTTCCGCATCGACGGGCTCGGCGCCTGA
- a CDS encoding patatin-like phospholipase family protein: MRTKVAYVLGGGGVLGAGQVGMLRALLERDIRPSLIVGTSIGAVNGAIIAADVDDSLERLEHAWSSKDARGLTSGTGIRLGRSHVMTMAPVRRLLEGGLGGARSFRDLQVEFRCCAASIERAAEHWFTSGPLVPAVLASASLPGVFRPVRIGDEHFVDGGLVNSIPVGEAVTAGATDIMVLQVGRIEHPLSAPQSHLGTARIAFEISRRHRFARDSAALPKGVRMHVLPTGTTSSRDNRVVKHLSIAALQRRIDIGYEASVAYLAEQASLGTLPGGRRR; the protein is encoded by the coding sequence ATGCGCACCAAGGTCGCGTACGTCCTCGGCGGTGGCGGCGTGCTCGGTGCCGGCCAGGTCGGGATGCTCCGGGCGCTGCTGGAGCGCGACATCCGGCCGAGCCTCATCGTCGGCACCTCGATCGGCGCGGTCAACGGCGCGATCATCGCGGCTGATGTCGATGACAGCCTCGAGCGGCTCGAGCACGCCTGGTCGTCGAAGGATGCCCGTGGGCTGACGAGCGGCACGGGCATCCGTCTCGGCAGGTCGCACGTGATGACGATGGCGCCCGTGCGACGGCTGCTCGAGGGCGGTCTGGGCGGCGCACGCAGCTTCCGCGACCTCCAGGTGGAGTTCCGGTGCTGCGCCGCGAGCATCGAGCGCGCCGCCGAGCACTGGTTCACCAGCGGTCCCCTGGTGCCCGCGGTGCTCGCGTCGGCGTCGCTGCCCGGAGTGTTTCGTCCGGTACGCATCGGCGACGAGCACTTCGTCGACGGCGGGCTCGTGAACTCGATCCCGGTGGGCGAGGCCGTGACCGCGGGCGCGACCGACATCATGGTGCTGCAGGTCGGGCGCATCGAGCACCCGCTCAGCGCCCCGCAGTCGCACCTCGGCACGGCGCGCATCGCGTTCGAGATCTCGCGCCGGCACCGGTTCGCACGCGACTCGGCCGCGCTCCCGAAGGGCGTCCGCATGCACGTGCTGCCGACGGGTACGACCTCGTCGCGCGACAACCGCGTCGTGAAGCACCTCTCCATCGCGGCGCTGCAGCGGCGGATCGACATCGGCTACGAGGCATCCGTCGCCTATCTCGCCGAGCAGGCATCGCTCGGCACGCTCCCGGGCGGCCGCCGGCGATGA
- a CDS encoding YidC/Oxa1 family membrane protein insertase, which produces MNPFDLPLLAALVDHVATALLHLADAIDPFAGPASAALAIVLATALVRACLLPLAVAQARAERDRRRLAPRVSRLREQYRDRPERLQEELRDLYAAERVSPAAGCLPMLAQAPVLSFAYATLVLPTIAGHQNVILAATAFGVPLGESFAASAVASALSPTLVVVTLVLVAIAIVAGELSRRAFAPGDTAGVPAWARRSTGALQFLTAAIVPFVPLAAGVYLATTVTWTLGQRLVLQRAFALRA; this is translated from the coding sequence ATGAACCCGTTCGACCTGCCCCTGCTCGCCGCCCTCGTCGACCACGTCGCCACCGCGCTGCTGCACCTCGCCGACGCGATCGACCCGTTCGCCGGCCCGGCGAGCGCCGCCCTCGCCATCGTGCTCGCGACCGCGCTCGTGCGCGCCTGCCTGCTGCCGCTCGCCGTCGCGCAGGCCCGCGCGGAACGCGACCGCCGCCGACTCGCTCCGCGCGTCTCACGCCTGCGCGAGCAGTACCGCGACCGCCCCGAACGGCTGCAGGAGGAGCTCCGCGACCTCTACGCCGCGGAGCGCGTGTCTCCGGCCGCCGGGTGCCTGCCGATGCTCGCGCAGGCGCCCGTGCTGTCGTTCGCCTACGCGACGCTGGTGCTGCCGACGATCGCGGGGCACCAGAACGTGATCCTCGCCGCGACGGCGTTCGGCGTGCCGCTCGGCGAGTCGTTCGCGGCGTCAGCCGTGGCATCCGCCCTGTCGCCGACGCTCGTCGTGGTCACGCTCGTGCTGGTCGCCATCGCGATCGTCGCCGGCGAGCTGTCGCGCCGCGCGTTCGCGCCCGGCGACACGGCCGGCGTGCCCGCCTGGGCGCGGCGCTCGACGGGCGCGCTGCAGTTCCTCACCGCCGCGATCGTGCCGTTCGTGCCGCTGGCCGCGGGCGTCTACCTCGCCACGACGGTCACGTGGACGCTGGGGCAGCGGCTGGTGCTGCAGCGCGCGTTCGCCCTGCGCGCGTGA
- a CDS encoding sensor histidine kinase gives MSNAAAKPPRPPGERAFVGRVAGAATSRAIRVGLAVITLVLLAVAAVRALADGTPAFGVITATLLFLGCAGAGPLLGDGLKDSSVAARWLGVLVIAWVVCVVVSPEYVWLAFPLWLLAGFILWFPGALVLSTLILATVVIAPVLHGGETTYAEVIGPLVGGAFAVGIARGYLELLRDARDRRRLIESLRAAQRETSELQDELARTQRETGAGMERTRLSRDIHDTVAQSLTSIAMLARAAQGSGSQHDAQLAQIELLAREGLADTRRIVHALAPSELQGSGLGDALRRMLGRVETEAGIRTDLRIDVHGAALSTAAEIALLRTTQSALANVRTHSRATRVVVSLSDAGDSVRLDVVDDGAGFDATAWKTRGTVGDEGGYGLVSMRARMRELGGDLEIESAPGDGTALSASVPRLASEGSR, from the coding sequence ATGTCGAACGCCGCGGCGAAGCCGCCCCGTCCCCCTGGAGAGCGCGCATTCGTCGGACGGGTGGCCGGAGCGGCCACGAGCCGGGCGATCCGCGTGGGGCTGGCGGTCATCACGCTCGTGCTGCTCGCGGTCGCCGCGGTGCGCGCGCTCGCGGACGGCACGCCCGCCTTCGGCGTCATCACGGCCACGTTGCTGTTCCTCGGCTGCGCCGGCGCGGGCCCGCTGCTCGGCGACGGACTGAAGGACTCGAGCGTCGCGGCGCGATGGCTGGGCGTGCTCGTGATCGCCTGGGTCGTCTGCGTCGTGGTGTCGCCCGAGTACGTCTGGCTCGCGTTCCCGCTCTGGCTGCTCGCGGGGTTCATCCTCTGGTTCCCCGGTGCACTCGTGCTGAGCACCCTGATCCTCGCGACCGTCGTCATCGCACCCGTGCTCCACGGCGGCGAGACCACGTACGCCGAGGTGATCGGCCCGCTCGTCGGCGGGGCGTTCGCGGTCGGCATCGCGCGCGGCTACCTCGAGCTGCTGCGCGACGCGCGCGATCGCCGTCGCCTGATCGAGTCGCTCCGGGCGGCGCAGCGGGAGACCTCCGAGCTGCAGGACGAGCTCGCACGCACCCAGCGCGAGACGGGCGCGGGGATGGAGCGCACGCGTCTCTCGCGTGACATCCACGACACCGTCGCGCAGAGCCTGACCTCGATCGCCATGCTCGCCCGCGCCGCCCAGGGCTCGGGCTCGCAGCACGACGCGCAGCTCGCGCAGATCGAGCTCCTCGCGCGCGAGGGACTCGCCGACACGCGCCGCATCGTTCACGCGCTCGCACCGAGCGAGCTGCAGGGCTCGGGATTGGGAGACGCGCTGCGACGGATGCTCGGGAGGGTGGAGACCGAGGCCGGCATCCGCACCGACCTGCGTATCGACGTGCACGGCGCCGCACTCTCGACCGCCGCGGAGATCGCCCTGTTGCGGACCACGCAGTCCGCACTCGCCAACGTGCGGACTCACTCGCGCGCCACGCGGGTCGTGGTGAGCCTGTCGGATGCCGGTGACAGCGTGCGACTCGACGTCGTCGACGACGGGGCGGGCTTCGACGCGACCGCGTGGAAGACGCGGGGGACCGTCGGCGACGAAGGGGGATACGGGCTCGTGTCGATGCGCGCGCGCATGCGCGAGCTCGGCGGCGACCTCGAGATCGAGAGCGCGCCGGGGGACGGGACGGCCCTGTCGGCGTCGGTGCCGCGCCTGGCGAGCGAGGGGTCGCGGTGA
- the dhaL gene encoding dihydroxyacetone kinase subunit DhaL produces MDVDSNWATDWVRRSADAVAAHRADLTALDRAIGDGDHGENLHRGYQAALAALDGLPDDSTPADALMLVATTLISNVGGAAGPLYGTAFLKASGAAQGLDELGPADVVAILTAARDGIVLRGKAQHGEKTMVDAWTPAVDAAAAAAESGSDVRDVLEAAASAAEQGAADTEPLVARKGRASYLGERSAGHRDPGAESSALVLRAAAEAAADAAERRDT; encoded by the coding sequence ATGGACGTTGACAGCAACTGGGCGACGGACTGGGTCCGAAGGAGCGCCGACGCCGTCGCCGCGCACCGGGCCGACCTCACGGCGCTCGACCGCGCGATCGGCGACGGCGACCACGGCGAGAACCTGCACCGCGGGTACCAGGCGGCGCTCGCGGCGCTCGACGGCCTGCCCGACGACTCGACCCCGGCCGACGCGCTCATGCTCGTCGCCACCACGCTCATCTCCAACGTCGGCGGCGCGGCCGGCCCGCTGTACGGCACCGCGTTCCTGAAGGCCTCCGGCGCGGCGCAGGGCCTCGACGAGCTCGGGCCGGCCGACGTCGTCGCGATCCTGACCGCGGCGCGCGACGGCATCGTGCTGCGCGGCAAGGCGCAGCACGGGGAGAAGACCATGGTCGACGCGTGGACGCCCGCGGTGGACGCGGCGGCGGCCGCCGCGGAGTCCGGGTCCGATGTGCGCGACGTGCTCGAGGCCGCCGCGAGTGCGGCCGAGCAGGGCGCGGCCGACACCGAGCCGCTCGTGGCGCGCAAAGGCCGGGCGAGCTACCTCGGCGAGCGCTCGGCGGGCCACCGCGACCCGGGCGCGGAGTCGAGCGCGCTTGTGCTGCGCGCGGCGGCCGAGGCGGCGGCGGATGCGGCGGAGCGCCGTGACACCTGA
- a CDS encoding nuclear transport factor 2 family protein — MSSTAVNEIEGVLQEWSTSYKAKDIDALMDMAVGEDAQLVGTGADEVRFGLAEYRTQAERDFAQADADMRFSNVHATIIGDAAFAYCDVTVAGSIGDQTFEMPGLRLTVGLVRTDDGWRFVQTHLSAPAGGQAEGQSF, encoded by the coding sequence ATGAGCAGTACAGCTGTGAACGAGATCGAGGGGGTACTCCAGGAGTGGTCCACGTCGTACAAGGCCAAGGACATCGACGCGCTGATGGACATGGCGGTCGGCGAGGACGCCCAGCTCGTCGGTACCGGCGCCGACGAGGTGCGGTTCGGCCTCGCCGAGTACCGCACCCAGGCGGAGCGCGACTTCGCGCAGGCCGACGCGGACATGCGGTTCAGCAACGTGCACGCGACGATCATCGGCGATGCCGCGTTCGCCTACTGCGACGTCACCGTCGCGGGCTCCATCGGCGATCAGACGTTCGAGATGCCCGGCCTGCGCCTGACCGTCGGCCTGGTGCGCACCGACGACGGTTGGCGCTTCGTGCAGACCCACCTGTCGGCGCCCGCCGGCGGGCAGGCCGAGGGGCAGTCGTTCTAG
- a CDS encoding SDR family NAD(P)-dependent oxidoreductase, protein MTDPAASDRRPVTLITGGGRGIGAAIARRLAADGHDLALTYRVRADEVRQVAEECCAAGSEVAVMRADLADLAQVRALVPSVLDHFGRITGLVNNAGITGTIGEFLDVDDDEAELVLDVNVLAPMLLAKDAIAHMATDRGGEGGCIVNISSGAAVSGAPHTYVPYAMSKAALNAMTTGLAKEFAAVGVRVNTVSPGTTHTEIHADAGRPNAPEERAPNIPMRRAGEPHEIAGAVAYLFSADASYTTGADIRVAGGN, encoded by the coding sequence ATGACCGACCCCGCAGCATCCGACCGACGCCCGGTCACGCTGATCACCGGAGGCGGCCGCGGCATCGGCGCCGCGATCGCCCGCAGGCTCGCCGCCGACGGCCACGACCTCGCGCTCACCTACCGGGTGCGCGCCGACGAGGTGCGGCAGGTGGCCGAGGAGTGCTGCGCGGCCGGCAGCGAGGTCGCGGTCATGCGGGCCGACCTCGCCGACCTCGCCCAGGTGCGCGCGCTCGTGCCGTCGGTGCTCGACCACTTCGGACGCATCACCGGGCTCGTGAACAACGCCGGCATCACCGGCACCATCGGCGAGTTCCTCGACGTCGACGACGACGAGGCCGAGCTCGTGCTCGACGTGAACGTGCTCGCGCCGATGCTGCTCGCGAAGGACGCCATCGCGCACATGGCGACGGACCGGGGCGGCGAGGGCGGCTGCATCGTCAACATCTCCTCCGGTGCCGCGGTGAGCGGCGCCCCGCACACGTACGTGCCGTACGCGATGAGCAAGGCGGCGCTCAACGCCATGACGACCGGGCTCGCCAAGGAGTTCGCCGCCGTGGGAGTGCGGGTCAACACCGTCTCCCCCGGCACGACGCACACCGAGATCCATGCGGATGCCGGTCGGCCGAACGCTCCCGAGGAGCGCGCGCCGAACATCCCGATGCGCCGGGCCGGCGAGCCGCATGAGATCGCCGGCGCCGTCGCCTACCTCTTCAGTGCGGATGCCTCGTACACGACGGGTGCCGACATCCGCGTCGCGGGCGGCAACTGA
- a CDS encoding response regulator, with product MSGIRVLLVDDHPVVRTGLRAVLGTSGSVDVVGVAATGEEAVTLARLRHPQVVLCDLRLGEGMDGIRTTAALRKADPSLVVVILTTFDRDAEVLAAIEAGASGYLLKDASPEQIVAGVRRAAAGGTVLSPALSARVNAAKRAPRVNLTERELDVLRALDTGASNREIAKRLFVSEATVKTHLVHVYDKLGVDSRTRASAVAREVGLL from the coding sequence GTGAGCGGGATCCGCGTGCTGCTGGTCGACGACCACCCGGTCGTGCGCACGGGCCTGCGCGCGGTGCTGGGGACCAGCGGCAGCGTCGACGTCGTGGGCGTCGCGGCGACGGGGGAGGAGGCGGTCACGCTCGCCCGGCTCCGGCACCCGCAGGTGGTGCTCTGCGACCTCCGGCTGGGGGAGGGGATGGACGGCATCCGCACGACCGCGGCGCTGCGCAAGGCGGATCCGTCGCTCGTCGTGGTGATCCTGACGACGTTCGACCGCGACGCCGAGGTGCTGGCGGCGATCGAGGCGGGGGCTTCCGGCTACCTGCTGAAGGACGCGTCACCCGAGCAGATCGTCGCCGGAGTGCGGCGCGCTGCCGCGGGCGGCACCGTGCTGTCGCCCGCGCTCAGCGCGCGGGTGAACGCGGCGAAGCGCGCGCCGCGCGTGAACCTCACCGAACGCGAGCTCGACGTGCTGCGCGCGCTCGATACCGGTGCGTCGAACCGCGAGATCGCGAAGCGCCTGTTCGTGAGCGAGGCGACCGTGAAGACGCACCTCGTGCACGTCTACGACAAGCTCGGCGTCGACTCGCGCACGCGCGCGAGCGCGGTGGCCCGGGAGGTCGGGCTGCTCTGA
- a CDS encoding 2TM domain-containing protein — protein MDAMTERSARADQRRKNTDAILWHVGVFVIINGFFWFLDWFTGGGFTWAYWITLFWGLGLAFHTLAWAIGLRTPR, from the coding sequence ATGGACGCCATGACCGAACGGTCGGCACGGGCCGACCAGCGACGGAAGAACACCGACGCGATCCTCTGGCACGTCGGCGTCTTCGTGATCATCAACGGGTTCTTCTGGTTCCTCGACTGGTTCACCGGCGGTGGCTTCACCTGGGCCTACTGGATCACGCTGTTCTGGGGGCTCGGCCTCGCATTCCACACGCTCGCCTGGGCGATCGGGCTGCGCACGCCGCGCTGA
- the dhaM gene encoding dihydroxyacetone kinase phosphoryl donor subunit DhaM, whose amino-acid sequence MTPDPHESRVGLVFVSHSAAIADGLVQLARQMAEDVVMVPAGGTDDGGIGTSFAKVSEGIAAADAGRGAAVLFDLGSAVLTAETALDFVDDEQRARVRVVDAPLVEGGVAAAVVAQTGGSLDEVVAAATAAGGQEATSGDAEWDPGRATDPVRYERTVTLRNEAGLHARPAAEFVRLASTFDAHVRVDGKDAKSLLAIMSLGAVRGDAVTISSDDDRARPAVDALAELVESGFGEA is encoded by the coding sequence GTGACACCTGACCCGCACGAGTCCAGGGTCGGGCTCGTCTTCGTCTCGCACTCGGCGGCCATCGCCGACGGTCTCGTGCAGCTCGCGCGCCAGATGGCCGAGGACGTCGTGATGGTGCCGGCGGGCGGCACCGACGACGGCGGGATCGGCACGAGCTTCGCGAAGGTCTCGGAGGGGATCGCCGCCGCGGACGCCGGCAGGGGAGCCGCCGTGCTCTTCGACCTCGGCAGCGCGGTACTGACCGCCGAGACCGCGCTCGACTTCGTCGACGACGAGCAGCGCGCCAGGGTGCGGGTGGTCGACGCCCCGCTCGTCGAGGGCGGCGTGGCGGCCGCGGTGGTCGCACAGACCGGTGGTTCGCTCGACGAGGTGGTCGCGGCGGCGACGGCCGCCGGGGGGCAGGAGGCCACCTCGGGCGACGCGGAGTGGGACCCGGGACGGGCGACCGACCCGGTGCGCTACGAGCGCACGGTCACGCTGCGCAACGAGGCGGGCCTGCACGCGCGCCCGGCGGCGGAGTTCGTGCGCCTCGCGAGCACGTTCGACGCGCACGTCCGGGTCGACGGGAAGGACGCGAAGAGCCTGCTCGCGATCATGTCGCTCGGCGCGGTGCGCGGCGACGCGGTGACCATCTCCTCCGACGACGACCGGGCACGGCCCGCGGTGGACGCGCTCGCGGAGCTCGTCGAGTCGGGCTTCGGCGAGGCCTGA
- a CDS encoding 1-acyl-sn-glycerol-3-phosphate acyltransferase encodes MRLPPVWVRRVVIAPLVVLLALVVTLAVPVWFAVGAIASLIMGWKFRIPRLAWMINVYLLWEAAALFGMLGLWIASGFGWRLHRPRMQHLHYRFVAWMLRALFWNAHWVLRLDIDVRVPPGFHDDANPCVIASRHAGPADSFVLIHAVLNWFDRSPRIVLKDTMQWDPAVDVVLNRLPNRFIAPPPFTGQRRERDTSVHDRIRELASDMGAGDAFVIFPEGGNFTPERRERAIARLHAAGLHRAAERAAGMMHVMAPRPGGLFAALDGSPDADVYFVAHTGLERIRSAGDVWRELPTDKTILMRFWTVHRPSIPVDHDERAEWLMDEWEAIDGWIDRHAPAE; translated from the coding sequence ATGAGGCTCCCACCGGTGTGGGTACGGCGGGTCGTGATCGCCCCGCTGGTGGTGCTGCTCGCGCTCGTCGTGACCCTCGCCGTACCGGTGTGGTTCGCCGTCGGCGCGATCGCGTCGCTGATCATGGGCTGGAAGTTCCGCATCCCCCGGCTCGCGTGGATGATCAACGTCTACCTGCTCTGGGAGGCTGCGGCGCTGTTCGGCATGCTGGGGCTGTGGATCGCGTCGGGCTTCGGCTGGCGGCTGCATCGGCCGCGCATGCAGCACCTGCACTACCGCTTCGTCGCGTGGATGCTGCGGGCGCTGTTCTGGAACGCGCACTGGGTGCTGCGGCTCGACATCGACGTGCGCGTCCCCCCGGGGTTCCACGACGACGCGAACCCGTGCGTGATCGCGAGCCGGCACGCGGGCCCCGCCGACTCGTTCGTGCTGATCCACGCGGTGCTCAACTGGTTCGACCGGTCGCCGCGGATCGTGCTGAAGGACACCATGCAGTGGGACCCGGCCGTCGACGTCGTGCTCAATCGACTGCCGAACCGGTTCATCGCGCCGCCGCCGTTCACGGGCCAGCGGCGGGAACGGGACACGAGCGTGCACGACCGCATCCGCGAGCTGGCCAGCGACATGGGCGCGGGCGACGCGTTCGTGATCTTCCCCGAGGGCGGCAACTTCACGCCCGAGCGGCGCGAACGCGCGATCGCGCGGTTGCACGCTGCGGGGCTGCACCGTGCGGCGGAACGGGCCGCGGGCATGATGCACGTGATGGCGCCCCGGCCGGGCGGCCTGTTCGCCGCGCTCGACGGCTCCCCCGACGCGGATGTCTACTTCGTCGCGCACACCGGCCTGGAACGCATCCGCTCGGCCGGCGACGTCTGGCGCGAGCTGCCGACCGACAAGACGATCCTGATGCGGTTCTGGACCGTGCACCGCCCGAGCATCCCGGTCGACCACGACGAACGCGCGGAGTGGCTGATGGACGAGTGGGAGGCGATCGACGGCTGGATCGACCGGCACGCGCCGGCCGAGTGA
- a CDS encoding DMT family transporter, whose amino-acid sequence MPRQVLVATAQAFLVTLLWSSSWVLIRIGLDDALPPLVFAGLRYGLAALLLLAIAVARPRTRADLRSLTRRQWGELVALGLMMYAITQGAQFVGLALLPAATLSLFYSLTPVAVAIGALLALGERVGRGGVLGLALTVVGGVTYFLAGGGAGATLAGVAVALVGLLANAAASVLGRGVNARAHVSALAVTAPSMAIGAAALLGTGLAVEGLPQVSARGWGIIVVLAVVNTALAWTLWNHTLRTLRAAPSAAINNTMLIQIAVLAAIFLGEPLAALQWIALAVVALGTFLVQFSGSGTRPVGRRSARPSPDDR is encoded by the coding sequence ATGCCCCGTCAGGTCCTGGTCGCGACCGCGCAGGCGTTCCTCGTGACCCTCCTCTGGTCGTCGTCGTGGGTGCTCATCCGCATCGGGCTCGACGACGCGCTGCCCCCGCTGGTCTTCGCCGGGCTGCGGTACGGGCTCGCAGCCCTCCTCCTGCTCGCGATCGCCGTCGCCCGTCCGCGCACGCGAGCCGACCTCCGCTCACTGACGCGGCGCCAGTGGGGCGAGCTCGTCGCGCTCGGACTCATGATGTACGCGATCACGCAGGGCGCCCAGTTCGTGGGGCTCGCCCTGCTCCCGGCCGCCACCCTCAGCCTCTTCTACTCGCTCACCCCGGTCGCGGTGGCGATCGGGGCGCTGCTCGCGCTCGGGGAGCGCGTCGGGCGGGGCGGCGTGCTCGGCCTCGCGCTCACGGTCGTTGGCGGAGTGACCTACTTCCTCGCGGGCGGCGGCGCGGGTGCGACGCTGGCAGGGGTCGCCGTCGCGCTCGTCGGGCTGCTCGCGAACGCGGCCGCGTCCGTGCTCGGCCGCGGTGTCAACGCCCGTGCGCACGTGTCCGCGCTCGCCGTCACGGCCCCGTCGATGGCGATCGGCGCCGCGGCGCTGCTCGGCACCGGGCTCGCCGTCGAGGGGCTCCCGCAGGTCTCCGCCCGGGGCTGGGGCATCATCGTCGTGCTCGCGGTCGTGAACACGGCACTCGCGTGGACCCTCTGGAACCACACCCTGCGCACGCTCCGCGCCGCGCCGTCGGCCGCGATCAACAACACGATGCTCATCCAGATCGCGGTGCTGGCCGCGATCTTCCTCGGCGAGCCGCTCGCGGCGCTGCAGTGGATCGCGCTCGCCGTCGTGGCGCTCGGCACGTTCCTGGTGCAGTTCTCCGGGTCGGGCACGCGGCCCGTCGGCCGCAGGTCCGCGCGCCCGTCGCCGGACGACCGCTGA